Part of the Planococcus plakortidis genome is shown below.
TCCGGGTGTCGTCGGGTCGATCCCGCCGCATCTCCTGGATGAGGCGACGCGCCAAAAGCCGATGGACATCAAGAACATGCTGATCGATATCGGTGCGGATGATAAAGAAGATGCGCTCTCGATGGGCGTTCGCCCAGGTCAGCAAATCGTCCCATTCAGCCCGTTCACACCAATGGCCAATGATAAGAAAATCATGGCAAAAGCTTGGGACAACCGCTACGGCTGCGGATTGGCGATCGAATTGCTGAAAGAATTGCAAGGCGAATCGTTGCCGAACCAATTGTTCTCGGGCGCGACGGTCATGGAAGAAGTCGGCCTTCGCGGTGCGCAGACGGCAGCCAATTTGATCCAACCGGATATCTTCTATGCACTGGACGCAAGCCCGGCAAACGATGCCACAGGGGATAAGAACGAATTTGGCCAGTTAGGTAAAGGGGCGCTCTTGCGCATCCTCGACCGCACGATGGTCACGCACCGCGGCATGCGTGAATTTATTCTCGATACTGCTGAAACGCATAACATCCCTTATCAGTATTTCGTTTCGCAAGGCGGAACGGATGCTGGGAAAGTCCACATCGCGAACGAAGGGATCCCAAGTTCCGTCATCGGGGTCTGCTCTCGCTATATCCATACCTCCGCCTCGGTCATCCACACCGACGATTACGCAGCCGCTAAGGAACTGCTCGTAAAACTGGTGAAGGAAACAGACCAATCGACGATTGATACAATCAAACAAAACGTCTGACGAAAAGCGGCCCTCGGGCCGCTTTTCATCTGAA
Proteins encoded:
- a CDS encoding M42 family metallopeptidase, with the protein product MHIHIYQGGIHLNQDTRTLFKTLTELPGAPGNEHAVRKFMRSELEKYSDDIISDNLGSIFGVKKGAQDGPRVMVAGHMDEVGFMVSQITDNGMLRFQPLGGWWNQVMLAMRVDVVAGDRIVPGVVGSIPPHLLDEATRQKPMDIKNMLIDIGADDKEDALSMGVRPGQQIVPFSPFTPMANDKKIMAKAWDNRYGCGLAIELLKELQGESLPNQLFSGATVMEEVGLRGAQTAANLIQPDIFYALDASPANDATGDKNEFGQLGKGALLRILDRTMVTHRGMREFILDTAETHNIPYQYFVSQGGTDAGKVHIANEGIPSSVIGVCSRYIHTSASVIHTDDYAAAKELLVKLVKETDQSTIDTIKQNV